TGTTGTAATacatacttgctgagtcttgtggctcaccttgtttattcctgtcattccaggtaagggaaaaacaattgctgagggcgagtccagtaAGGCTAGAGCCCGGGTTTAGTGTGTACAGAGATATCCCAACCGAAAAGGTTCATGGGAGTGAATTGTTTTGAGGGCATATAGAGTgagatttattttgtaaatgatatttgcccttatattttgattgtatGGCCTTGAGCCTAAAGAATTGTGTAAGTTAAATCGCCATTAGAAATGCTTTCTTTTGGCTCATGGTGATCAGTgagcaagaaaatatatatatatatatatatatttgatgttaATTTGAGTTATTGTTTCTGTATCCATTTATGTgacgacctcctttcggattttcctatgctagcgggattgTCCGGGAGAGGGCCGCTACATATAACGTCACCTAATTTCGTTCAACATTTTATTATACACTATTtgtctaaataataaaatattttataggcATGAGGATCAAGTATGACGCTCGAGCCCACCAATGCGGAGCGACAGACAAATTTTTGGAGGTCCTTTAACCCTCTGCACTTAGTTGGTGTCAACATCCACAAGCATGGGGGTGGAGGGGGGATGATGAGGAGGTGGGTGGAGGCAGGGATGgtggggaggaggaggaggcaggTAGGATGGACATGGATATGGACCCAGGCAGGACGAATGGGGAGGAGGAGTCAGGTAGTTTGGACAGGGGAAGAGCAGATAAGGAGGAcaatgaggaggaggaggagaagtcCATGTGTAGAGAGACGATATCAAAGCTTAGGCATGAGGTAGGACTCCTTCTGAGTACACAACGTGGGCAGAATAAGGTTGgggtataattattataataatgtgtTTCGTTATATAAAACCTAATCATTTGTTTGTAAATGTTTTTGATTTGTACTTTTGACCTTTAACAGATCACCGAGATGCTAATTGAGGCGCTAGAGTCGTTGCGGAGTTTGGACACGCAGGTTAGGGGACTAGAGAGGAACCAGGTTGTTCTGTTAACTATTTTACGCGTCCTGACTTTTCTAGTTTCTCCAGATCATGCTGATGTTGGTGAGGATCAACATCAAGATGGCTTTGAACATGAGCGAGATGGTGGTGATATGATCCATCCCGATCCTGTTTATGAGGAGGAGGACCGGATATCTCCATCTATGGTAAGCTCCAAACTCACTTTGACAAGTGTACATATCAATTAATATAAgcatattttatttgtaaattctTTTTTGAGTTGTAGGAGGAAGTGGTTAGGGTGGACGGACGAACTGTTAGAGACCAGTTGCCATCCATCTTACACCGATCCCACTCGACTGAAGAGGATCAAGAAGGATGTCGTTCCAGAGGTCATCGATGTGGGTGCAATGCCCCCAATAAACAATTTGGAGACGGTGTTGTTCAGAGCGAAGGGGATAGGAGAGCATGTTCCCCTACCGGACAATCTAGCGCTTAGGGTGATGCGGATAGTAGACGAAGTAGTGGAGCATCACTCTGAGCAAGTAGGGGACGATGATTCTAACTCCCTTGATGGCTACACCAAGTAAATATGCTCCCATTATGAAATTGAGTAAGTATAAATAGGCAGTATATTTTATATCTACATCAGTAGTACATTCAAACCCTTGTAATAATTATTGCTTATTGTAGGCGTGTTATCGAGCACATACTCCATATATTGTCGAGTCACCTCCGTTCGATTAAGAACGAGACAACATAGTTGGAGGCGTATCACATTGACAGTTATTTGTGTTGCCTACCACGGTTAAGAGCTACACAATCTAGTCTTGTATATGATGAAAAGTACTCAGTTATGTCGACTTCCCTTTTTGTGAGTGTTGAACACACATTACATTACTTGTTTTTTGTAcctgaattttatattttgtctatGATGAATGTAAAACATTTTCTTCCAAGCGTATATGAAAAGATTGTGGATTGAGAAATACGACGACGCTAAGAGGATTTTCACGCCTCATAAGGTGATTGTGCCCAGAGAATGGGCAAGTTTTGTCTCGGGGACAATGGATGATCATTTCCCTTCGTGGATCGTTGATTATGTAAGTGTCATTTCATTTTATTGATCGATGTAGTCCCACACATTTAATGTAATTATTCCATGCAGGTGTTGCTCCAGTGTATTATACGAAATGAGCATTGGGTCCTTGCGAAAATCTTCATGAAAGAGAGGAAAGTAGTGATATATATGGATGGTGGCTCACTGTCTCGCTTGTTGAGGTGTTTTTTTTCCTCGTGTGTTCGAGGtgctctatttttgtttttcttttgtcttaggTTGGCTAGTGTTGTAGTTTTGTTCTATTCTCTTGAGGTATGGCCCGTAGGTGTTTGTAAACGCTTCTGTGCTtgtttttccttattttatatatttcttatttatataaaaaaaaacttaaatccTAAACTCTAAACCCTAACACCCTAAACCCAAAATCTTAACCCCTAAAACCCTAACTTCTAATCTCTAACCCCCTAAACACCCTAACCCCCATACCTTAAATCTtgaaccctaacccctaactcCTAATACCCTAACATGTTAACCCTAAATCTTGAACCCTAAATCCTAACCCCAATATCGAAACCCAGAACCCGAAACTCGAAATCCTAAACCTAAAATCCAAAACTCGAAACCCCAAATTCAAAACCCCAAACccctaaatcttttttttttttacccttgTCTAGCAGCCCATAGAGTGGATCAATGTTTAAAACGTGAATGAcaattcaatataatataatgtgtGAAATGTTTAATGGTGTATGAGTTATAGAATCGTCCGAAgtacaataatttatatacgaCAAAATGATCAAATAGGGTAGATGGTACAATAATTTTGAAGTCTTTTGTCTATATTTACACGCAGGTGGATGCGAATTTCCATTGAAGTTGAATTGGATAGGTAGAAATCAATGCTGGGTGGATTGAATTTACAGAGTTTGAAGAAGTGTCGCGTCATGTATGCAGaagaaaattattataaaatcaaattttcattttttttttggaggttAGTATTTTTGTAAGAGAGCTATGTATCAGGGACCAATTGATAGCAGCATTTATTTCCCTGTCATCAATTTCCACGTGACTTAGGTTCATGATGTATATGCACTGTTTATGTATTAtgcttcccccccccccccccccccccccccccttgtcTGACTGTCCACGAAATGGATAGTAATTATTCTTCCAATGTTGCCTATGATTATCCTACCGATTTActgtttaaaatttgaatttattacatTAATGTGTAAAACGTGTATTgataaattgtatgtaaaatagttaaataGTACATCAATGTGTAAAACGTGTATGAtagttctatatatataaaataattataggaTGGTCCAACATACATTAATTTATGTAGAACAAACTAATCAAATGGCTAGAGTTTCTTGAGTTGCAAAATAAATTTACGAAATTTAGTTTGATCTAAACTGAGCTTGAGATGGTTTAACACCTGTTTACAATTTAAAGTTCACTTTATTGAGGTTCAATTATTTGTCTtcatattttactctttttaaCCCTTTTTCTAATGAAGAAAATAGATCCaccaaaggaaaggaaggaagaaatttTCAAGGAAGGAAAGTATAAAGTTGATCAAcaatttaataaatgtttagctggatttttctttatatatatatatatatagatattttttgtaattgaataCAAGAttagatatttcaaaattctccatTTAAATAAACAAGTCTCAATGATTAGAATACATTTAAAATCATAACAATGACTTTTATCTACTTATCagagattatttatttatttatttaaataaaaattctacGGTTCTACTCATCATCCTTCTACTCATTTGTTagaaattctatctttttatgcATTAATCAACATACATTGGATCATTACGATAAAATCATTTAGTTTGGCTGTCATTATTTTTGTAAGCTAGTTATACATATAGGACATGTGAAAATTGTATGATCCTGTTTATAGATATGATTTAGTTTCCAtctataattttacatataagagaaaataattatatgggATGTGTGTCCAACATGTACAATAAATTTCTAATTGATGAGattctatatgttatctatttataaatttgcaCGCAGATGGTTCAATATTAAGATAAGGATGCCAAGTAATCAAGTAATCATCCCAGTAGCTCTTACAGAAATTGTCAGAATTTGTTTGCATATAATTCAGTTGATCTAAGAGAGTAGTTGTAGttaatttcctttcctttttcttttaaagaagaTATTGTAAATTTATATGTCATTGCTTACAACGTGTGTGCAATGTAtgatttgattaaataaaaaagtataaataaaaatttgattacaaaGACAAGTAGAGACAAAAAAAACACTAGAATAATGTCATGAATTATCTGGAATTGTTActgttattaatattttttttaactaaaaaaaataaaaatttgaaccATGAGATCATTGTAAAGTTTGATCGTTATATGTTCGTCTCACAATTCTCGGAtttgtaataattaaataataaaagtaattaatttttttagcaaaataaaataacaattcaATTTGATCAAATTGGAAGCAAACGTACCAAGTCCATTTATTGACCAcgatattaaatttatacagAACAAGGGTCTCAAACTAGTATCCTTATAATTTACAAGAAGGACTCGGATAAACATTTTAAGATTAACTATGGGCATTAAATCACACTGGCAATCTTTGCCTTGTTGAGTACACTTTCAgccttaataataaaaaagccGAATGGAGTCTCACTCAGAGCAAGACGGCGGTTCTCTTCTGTGTAATAAATCCCAACATCCTTGCACAATCCCACGGATTTTGTACCAGGACAGTGGTTGATCTTGTATACACCGTCTAGGGCTGAAAATTTCTCAACCTTGAACCAGTTGAGCGATGTTAGAGGTCCAGGCTTTCGTATGTCGCCGGTAGTTGTTATGAACCACTGTTCTGTTGATGGATCGAAATCATCAACCTTCCACACTCTTGGTGCAGTACAGAGTATGAATTCTGGGAAGGAGGTGAAAACGATGTTGAGATCAGTGGATTCGTAGATATAATCTGTGGCGGTACCGTTAAGCGGTTGAAAGTATAACGAGAGACCCATTTGCAAGTCTGAACGCAACTGGACGACATCGCGAAGACATATTTCATTTTTACCGGGAATTAGAGAAAGGCCGCCGCCACCAGCACCCCAAATCcaagaaacaaagaaatagTTCTTACCCGGTAGAACCTTATCGCCGGAGGAGTCGTATAAGGGCTCAGGATTATCAGCCATAAGAAGGCTTGGGAGCGAGGAAAGGAGAAGGAAGGAgagtagcagcagcagcagtgagctcttcattttgttgatgtttttcaagactttctttgttttttgtgGGCAGTAAAGCAAAGCTCGGTAGCTTGAATTTATAGAGAGGGAAGACGAGAAAAAGTTAAATTATGATCAGATCAATTTATTGTGAAGGAGACTATATTTGAGGAGGTGTGGGGGACCAAGTGAAAGCAACATTTATTTCTCTATCATCAATTTTCACGTGACTTAGTtcatgatgtatatgtattgtTTATGTATTATGCTcgtttgttttttttccttgtcTGACTGTCCATGAAAtggattattaattattattccaATATTGCCTTTGATTATCCTTCCGatatattgtttaaaatttgaatttattatattaatattataaacatGTATTGGTAAGTTGTATGTAAAacagttaaataaaaaatcaatgcGTAAAACGCGTATGGTACGTAGTtctatgtacatatatatatatcaactaaatacaaaataattatagaGTAATCCAACGTACATTAATTTATGTAGGACAAAACAATCAAATGATTACAGTTTCTTGAGATGCAGTTTTGAAGTTACGAGATTTGGCTTGGGTTTGACTGAGCTTGAGATGGTTTAACACTTGTCAACAATTAATAGTTCACTTTAGTGAGGTTCAATTATttattctcatattttattctattttcttttttgctctTTTTCTAGTGAGATTCAATTTCCATCTAGTGATAAAGAAAATGGGTCCAACATACGAAAGgaagaaattttcaaagaagGAAGGAATAAAGTTGATCAAcaatttaataaatgtttagttggatttttcttttttttttatatattttgtaattgaattcGAGActagatatttcaaaattttagatttagatAAACAAGTCTCAATTATCAGAATACATTTAAAATCATAACAATGACTTTTGTCTACTTAtctgaggttttttttttatttaagtaaaaattctatatttttactCATCATGCTTCATACTTCTTTGTTagaaattctatatttttaagcATTAATGAATATACATCATACCATTGtgataaaatcatttagttTGATCGTCATTATTTTTGTAAGCTAGTTATGCATATAGACCtatgaaaattgaaattatttcaagatcatcaattttcagttttgtgtacTCGAAAATCTTCtatataaatatgatttagtttctcattttgttttacatataagagaaaataattatacgGGTGCGTGGTCCAACATGTACAATAATTTGGAAAActtatataatttctaattgatATGATTTTCTATGTGATCTATATGTAAATATACACCTAGGTGGTCCAATATTAAGATAAGGATCGATGCCAAGTAATTGAGCAACTTTGTAATCAAACCAGTAGCTCCAGCAAAGTTAATTATCCTCTTCATTTTCCTCTAGAATGATATATTGTAAATTTATACGTACATCAATTGGGGTGTAATGCATgatttaactaaataaaaaaataaataaagatttgaTTAGAAAGACAAGTAGAGTtagaaattgggagaaaaaacTAGAGAGAACAATAGAGTAGCATTATGTATTATTatcctttttttaaaaaaaaattagtgaggATAATTGAGTAAATATGTAATAGGTTTCTCCTTCAATCAGAAATGagtattaatttaatatatctacatgattaattttttaattttctaactgACTTTTTGCTCGTAActctattttttaaacaaatattgcTCATAACTTAATAACATACTACGCTACCATAATATGTGTCACGGCCCATAACCTAGAGCAACCAACTAGCATGGTGATCCGTGAAAGGTTCACTTGGAACAATACAAGAAACAAGATAATAGGATATTAACATCACTACTCATAAGATAACAAAAGCCCAACTGGGGCAATACTATGCATACAAGCTAGAATACAATTGGTTCTGGGCTTAGTTTCCCTATACATctcaaaaataaaaccaaaatacAAAACATTGATACAATTTCCAAAAACTACCAATCCTCCAAACTGATACTCTCCCAGGCTTAACAAGCTGGGATAGCTCTGTACATGCTAAACACCCCTGATATCACCACGGCTGGGCTCGCCGCTTTCCTTTTCCTTGTCGCTGATTGGCATGTTAAGAAGACAGgttgagccacaaggcccacaAGTAATATTGAATATAAGGCAACAAGGAACCAAATAAAATGGGTATAAACAACTATGCAACAATATGCGGTGGTTCATTTTACACATTAACAATATTCTTACATGCCCAATTCAGGTATCATAACAACTTCTTCAGCATTTTCATAATATCTTGACATACCCATCATTTTATGCTATATCATGATATGATATCCGTTTTTCAATGCAAGGATAGAACATAAAATACCCGTTCTTATATAGGCGGCATAACCACGTGCTCATGTTTACCCATACCTTTTCCCCTTCCCCTTTATGTGGATCAAAGTCCATCTCCACCCTGGTTGTTACTCGTTGGACATTTCAAAGTCTACGTTCTGCTCGGCGGGCAAGCACCCCCGACATTGGTTTGGATATCCGTTACATACTCTTGCGGGACATTCCTATTCTAGcccgcaaaataataggtgcgctaatgtaacaccccgcctcacACGGGCGCGTCATTATAAGGTAATTTCccagaatcttttttttttttcaagtctgtCACACGCGACACCATGTGTACAATCTTCACACGCAAATAAAACACCCGACACATACAATGGCTGGCACTTGCGGTGACTTCAAGAACAatcatcacatgcaaataaaatCTCGAGAACCCCAATTCTGCCCGTTTAACTAATAAGATCAAAAGTCTTAAAACTTAAATGAAGCATAATATAATGCAGCagattaaataatatcaaaaatgTCGTGGCCTAACATGAGTTCCATACAAAGTGTTTCTACTCCGAAATACATAttacaaactaccaaatgataacatcatTCTCTTACAATCGTTCATACATATAGTAAGGTAAATGTTGTCgcctcaaaatgatacaacgactatcattctaaacaccattggccctcGACTGGCCATGTCCTCTCCCTTGCAACAGTCCTtggctggaatgttgaatgtttcaggggcataacccagattagatgataaaacatctaagtgatggcataaaacaatttactgaatgcatgaaagacacacgagcatggcataaaCAAACAACGACAACGtacaacatgtctaacttgagaaatctccctgacatacttaacctctcgtggaaaatccattccatacactgttggggttgaccttgccatgacatacttaatcctcgagtgccctaccgtgtcactcattcacttggattaaccttgccccattctcaagaagatccCATCTTGTCCCCCATGGACATAACAATGACATGAAAAACCAATATcttgatgatatgaaaatcacatgccatgcaccgactcatttataagtaaaaatagttgatgcaatataccacgtGTTCAATATGCATAAGATGCCaaaagtacataagtaaaactcCTATGCATAGCATTTCGAGTTCTAGAAGGAATAACCGCTCACTTGAACTAATTTAATCACATGCaaacctaagctcgggagggtaaaaccgctcacttGAAACCACTAAACGCACACCAAGATACTTTCAAACAAGAGTAAGACTAGAATCAAATCACTCACCTGAACGTATTCGgaatgcctcgatcctcgtgtatTACCTCAATTTGCGTACTGATCGCAAACACACGAACTTGTACATAATCTCGAGTCACGAcattccctaaacaccatatttaattaaagagaatcaaaaaccatttttcctcaattttccttaattttctttatttttctcctaattttcaccttaataattccaaaataattatctcctcaaacattttttttcaatttttccacatgataaatcctaaaataaatcaagaaaaatactaaaatgaaaattatcgAAATGCCCCTTGTCACGCACCTTCACGCGTGGCTGCACGTGGagtgtggcgcgtgcagccacgcgccacttTCTTCTCTGGTTTCCAATCGCCTGCGACGACTCAGATTCCAAATCTGAACCCACCCCCTTGAAGTCCTCTCAAAATCGATCCAAATGGTACCAGTTGCTGACCGAAAGGACACTGAAAAAGCCCCTTAACGGGCAGTTGCAGGTCCGGCGAGGCAGGCCGCCTCGCTTTTCCGATCAGGCTTCGAACAACCTGTAAATGCATACCAAACctcaccaaattctccagaatcactccccttgatgcaaggatgGAAAGCTCTCTATCCACTCTCTTCGATTCACACCAAAACGTGGCCGATTTCTATGTTAAGTTTCGGTCGAAACCCTCGCTATTTATAAGCGATTTCTGGCCATTTTGCAACCAATCAGAGGCTAAGGCTTAGCCCCCAAGCCTTCTTGCATCGTATACCACCTCCCCAAGGTCTTCCTTGGCTGTCTCATCATCGAAAACGACAGCTACGTGCAATGAAGGCGGTGGCCAATTTTTTCCCTTTGCATTCACACTGCCAGTTTTTGAgttattacactttgaccccatGTTTTCTTCATATGACATTTCTGCCCTTTCCATGATACTCATGatctatccaactataccattaaggcccacaagtttagtacttctcatttcaccctcaaaattttcaaaaacttatttGTTTAACCTCCcttgggcaaaattagaaaattacactttggcccggtTGCTTGTTTTGACATTAAATCTCTTCGTTTTAACCCGAattcacttaagggttgttctacatgtAAAATGTTAGTCCTCAGCATGCTCCATTGACTTTTCAGATGCTTCCTAGCTacatcgattcgattttctcagctcGATCgatagctgtactgaaaactattcccgatcccacttcttttaatacttaaaatcataactcgtattactagtccgtactataccattttccttaatcatctagggtccggggtacttcATCTGGTCGATTCGGTCGCTTTAAACTGTGATAGTGTATCCTATAGcctatttctttcaaaaattccagttatacccttcatcaaatactaTTTATAGCCTTAAGAAATTCCCGGGTATTATAGCTAATTTTCCCCATTTGTTTATAATAATGCATGATGTAATGTCACGATTTGTTTTTCCCCTTTGTAGATTCGATTGCTATTTTTTTACTTGCCATACAATGATTACCACCATGCTCACCAACTAAGTTTATAAGCAAAACATCATGGTTAATTTACGACTTTAATTTTTGATGTGAAAAATCTTCAAACCTTTGAATGCATTTAAAATTCCAtttttagagatttttttttttttttagaaaaatgagtTGACTTAATGAAGGGTTGAGTAGACTCAGCAGAGAGGCAAAATTCCCTTAGTCGACTGGACCGAGAACCAATTTTGGTAAGAAAAATTTAGTCAACTTGGTCTAAATCGAGTCGACTTAATTTCAAgagccctaatagacaaatttGAGTGCTCTAATAGACAAATTTAATAGgacagaatttttgaaatgtcctattaaaataattctaatgagacattttgatgaaatgccctaatagacaaatcttaagtgtCTCAATAGAGTAATTCTAATGAAatttagatatactataaaattaatataggcacatatattaataagatgataTGTAGATTAGGTGGTTACACGCGTGCAAGAAGAATGAAAGGTTCAGGGTTCGAACTGAGATGAGGGATAAATTGGAGTTAAGAGAAGGCATTGTAGGAGATGTgaagaataaatttatactaactttttaggtatttttaagtgtcgcaataaatttaaatttataattatttttgaggcatttatAAGCGCCTTAATACGTTTTTGGGCACAATTACACGCGATATTTATATTAGTGtcctaatagttaaaatgccccaataaactatctattaagatatttttaaatgtctcttaatccaaaatttgttgtagtatAATGGAGACTTGTATGAAAATTTTCTGGTTAATAATTGATGGTAAAGGGTATATAggtgttaaaattataaaaattggaagtaatttatgtaaatatagacAAAACTTCTATAGCTGTGAAATATTATATCAAAAGTTGGGGGTATGTGAAAATCACATCACAAGGATATGCGAAGAACATACAAACTACAAAGGCATGCATGTTCATGTTCCAATCTTTTTCAGGAggtctaattaattaatttttatgctTGTCCGAACATGACATATCATTATCATCCATTGGGTGATTCTACATGTACAAATTGGGTTACTCGAAGGATGATCGAAATGAGAAAATGACCATTTTGACCTTAGTGTTACAAAAACCAAAATACCCTAACCATTAGAAAACAATCCTCAACACATTTGAAATTCGACAGCCGGGATGCCCGATCGAA
The sequence above is a segment of the Diospyros lotus cultivar Yz01 chromosome 7, ASM1463336v1, whole genome shotgun sequence genome. Coding sequences within it:
- the LOC127806484 gene encoding miraculin-like; protein product: MKSSLLLLLLSFLLLSSLPSLLMADNPEPLYDSSGDKVLPEFILCTAPRVWKVDDFDPSTEQWFITTTGDIRKPGPLTSLNWFKVEKFSALDGVYKINHCPGTKSVGLCKDVGIYYTEENRRLALSETPFGFFIIKAESVLNKAKIASVI